GGCGCGGGtgcattcattctttgtcttctcCCAAATCCTGAGATCCTAAATTCCTCATAACTTCTTTCGCTCTTATTTCGTTAATTTGTGTATTCTTTTCGAGTCGTATCTTTGACCCACAATCTTCCttattaccactgatactgttactatctCTACCATTTTGGAATATGGCCTGACAACTTCATCTCTGTcttatggcaacttgaactgatgtagtAACGTACAGGTTCTACTTTGTGACTGACGCACAAACTGACTCGGATGACTaagtattttttatatatgCATATGAAATACTACCGTATATTGAAGTAAAACTTGGTgaagatctaattgaaaacaatattgttctccTATATATTTGTTGTTTTAAATACGTTATTGAGTAATGATTATACACTGAAAAGAACTGCTGCTTAACATGCGTGTAACACTTCAGATTTAAGTCTTGGGATCAGATAATGAGAATCAATTTTTAACGACTAATTTAGGTGCTTAGTACgaagaaaatataaacaagTTGACTGATCTAGTTCTAAACAATCACCAATGTTTAATCTTTTTACTTATAGAATCGGTCACAAGACTGGAAAATGGAGTTATAATCATTTAACTATTGGGAAGAAGGGATGTGGAACTCAGCAATTTATAATTTCAACGAACTTGTACTACTTTTCACTGATTAGGACTTGTAAAATAGTTTTCATGGTACAAGAAGTCTCGTAAATATTTAAACgtttatcaaatataaaaaatagaGATAGCAATGCGTTTACCCTTCGTGAAATACAGCCACACCGGGATGGTATAGACAGAGTCCACTATCTGAATCTGTTCCTGTATAAACCTACAAAGAAAACGTTAGCTGGTCAGCATGGCAAACGAAGATTAAATAAAGGTAAATCGGTCAGTCATCAAAAACAATTACAAGCTATATAACCTAAAATGTTCAACTACTGGTTACAACGATTGCGCAGACCCTGACCAAGTAGTCTGAACATACCAAGCGACTCATTCTAAATGTCAATGAATTTATGGACTGATCCCAAGTTTTGATTTGGTCACTACTAGCTTCCCTCTGACCTACCTCCTCTACGACAGCCGATAAAAGGCGTCAACACAGGTGGTAGTTGGGCATACAATGAAATTTCAATACATCAACCGATTTGCCATCCCTACCTAGTACCCTGCATTTAAGCTCAGGATCACTCGTTTGATCGCCGCAACATATGCGAGCAATGTTTTAAAAACATATGTGACCTAATATTATTAATCCACGAATATCTATTTTTAGTCCGAATTTTATAGAAAAAAGTGAACTGCTGCTTAGTAAACTCATTATTTGGTTGGGCAACAGACAACTCATTTACACCACGAGTGATGCAATTTAAGAAAACCAGATCGAGCATAGTAAATATAACCCGAAAAGAATGAATTCGATCCAGAAATAAAAAAcgtgaaataataaaatatcagatTTAAGGGGAAATAAAGAATATAATGGCAGCACATAGGGTCATCACTTATTGATTAGGAAATCGGCACTTTCCAATAAGGCTTGGTCTAATGGTTAATGATTTTATAGACTAATATCATGTATTGATTTGGTCACCACTAAACTTCTAAATCTACTTCTCTGTTAACCAGAAATAAACACTGAGATAGACGATGCGCTGACAAGCGTAATGGAGGTTTAAACCAgatcaatcaatgaaattataCTTTATTAGCTGATTTACAACTTCCAAATATAATGTCTTGAGTATGCTTTTATCGAGATTTGAGCATATCACTAAACGGTTTGGGTACCCGAGCAGTACCATAGCctatacacaaatcaagtgatctatgtggcgcatatgtattcggtgcccctttgtaccaatatttatgtgttcgaataaataaatatcactcAGAACTTAAGTTTTGTAATTCAACGTGAACAGATTAATCCCAGCGTGTCCAATAAATTTAATTTGTGAAACATCAGCCATACGACACCCGTAGAAATAATCTAAATATTAGTACACTGGCGTAATAAGTCGTATGATGAATAAACATGACTTTCGAAGGACGTTTTTCTATCAACATAGAAAATGTGTGTAAGGAAACTTTATAAAATCACTGACATACTTCAGCAAATTTATCTGGACAGCATCCATTTATCGTTATGCAAAACTAAATTAAAAGTCACAGTTTGTATCGCGAAAACTGAGCAACCAAAAGAGTGGTTGAAATATTCCTGTTAAATATGAACTTAACTGTAAGTCATAATTTGTGTTAAAGCTTCGCTTATCAGCTTTCCATAATTATAGGAAATTGTATACTTTGAAAAATACgatttaaacattttaaaatatacacACATTACCTAGACTTACCTGTTTGCATGCAGTGTTCTTGCAATTTGTACCAATTGAAGGACTACCTAACATGGAGAAAGAAGAGGTCATAGCTTTATTTTTGGGTATATTATAATCATGTAAATATACATGGCAACTATGGATGGTAAGATAATCCGGGTTGTCGGTGAATTTAATTAACATTAAAACTGAAAATAACAGTTAAATATGAAACTTTGATTACAGTAGACTATCAGGATTAGTAGGTTCACGTGAGTGCAAGAAActattcaataaactggtctACTCTCGTGCAAAATCTAAAGGaatgaatgacatcatcagttGTGAAACACAACCTAGATATATTGagtgcccctaaatgccctggtacggtagagtggggagagtcagctctccctctcaaaatgctctcacatggccacgtgcacacagccactaccagggaagtcctactcacggaccgggtgttgtttacgaaattcagaggacgagaaccaaatgtccggcgctgtaaccgagttggtggatttGGAGGATCCACTTAGGGGCATTGGAAAACcacaattccaaaccaatggtacacatgggctccaggatcccgaGGAAACAAGACACATAAAcctactgttggtcaccggctaccatgggacagCGTTTTccaacgttgctccactgccttgtggatcagacctgtaggtcagaggcttggggtgtggccccctaacaAAACCACTTGTTTCGGCTTGAACGGCCGGGTAGTATCCCAGTCCTCACACCAATCAAATGATTTCtgtggcgcatacatatttgatgccttcttgtaccaatgtttatgtttaaataataataagatatattGAGTTAGTATGTGAAATCAGCTGACTTTTTGATATAAGCCCCATTTCAACTCAATTATAGGTTGACGAATGGCTATCATTGTGCGTGATCTCCAGTTGTGATCATCTGCAAGTACTATTTAAGCTTAGCGATATTAAGAACTAATAAACGTAATATGAAGTTAACATGAATGGTAATCATGAAAAAAccaacctttattattattttctattgtaGAATTCTGTAGTGGTTTGAAGGATGGATCTAGTGATAATTCTTCCAGAGCTGACTTAAGATTTGATGCAACTTCGATTGGAAGATCACGTGTGGGCTCGGTACTTGATGGTCTTTGGGATACAACGGGTTTTGATATTACAGGAGTAGGTGTAGGAATAGGCTATAAAAAAATCATTGGAAATAACTGATGAGAAATTTTCGAATGAATCAAATTTAAAACACGAGACAATGTTGCTAAGATCCTGAATAAATGATTAGACATTAGACAAATACTTGAATGTCAATAGAGACTGTTCAAACCTGAGACTAAGGAGTCCGGAAATAAATAGATAGGTGTAGTTTAGTTTCATTCTGTGTAAGAAATTGAATGACTGTGAAAGGACAACTAAATATGTCGTCTACTTCCAACGATGACGAATTACGTATTTATGACGGTTGTAAGAATACTGGTTAAGGATCACAATATGAAACACTACTTATGGTTCGGAAATATTTATGTACGGATAGGAATATAGTGTTTCAAACAAGCGTGAGTCCTCATCCGTAAGTGGATGATTATGAATCATAGTCACTATAATGCTACTTGGTTATCTAGGTGAAGGCAGATACATTATTTCATAGGATAACAAATACATGACCTCGATTTAAATGTTAGACAGTGGTCCAGTGTCGAGAGCTCCATTAAAAAAAGACTGATGGCTTTCTTCTGGAGACCTTGAGACAAATGATCTTTTCACTCCCAAACACGACAATCAAAGTTAACTTCCCCAAGGAACCTAACAATGAACATGCACTTTTActaattcaaataaaatttaaactGATGCCTCTTGAGCAAACCTCGGTTATTATACGTAGAGCTAAAACATTGCAAACCTATTTTTGTCCTAATGAGTTTTTTCTAGTGTGTTTTTGAATTATGATCGGTTTGACCAAAATGAAACCAAGAACAAAATACAagcgacagaacacaaaagcatTGTTGTGTCGGCTTGTATTACGCTGACCTTAACGTACGTAAAACATTAAACGTATAAATTCGAAAATTATTAACTAAAGAAATGATACACAAACGAATAAGTTAGCCAAGCAAAATCTATTGTGATTTTGGGCTTGCCGGTAAATAGCATATACCGAAACATAAGCAATTGGTAATTAAGTATAGATATTTGTGCAAAAACACTAAAATGGATGCATATATTCCGGATTTCATTTTTCGCACCAACTCGTGAAATGGTGGGATCCCCTACCAGAATACGTACTGTAATCACCCGGTGTAGATATATAAACAGCAATAAGACAATTGTGACTCCACGAATTGTGAGGTTTACTATAAGTCGCCGGCCAACTCTTATCAGTGAAGACTTAAATAGGTGTTCCCTAAAACTGCAAAAATTCATCCAGTGAATGATATGGGGACAAAACTTAAAACATTCCAAGGTATTATCACATTACTTTCTGTCCTGGAAACATTTCTACAGCTTGTTAGCGGGAACTAATGACTTACTTTAGTTGGAATATcagattttttttctttgacaGTGTTATCTGGAGGGACACTGTTATGCTTCCCTACAGCGCATCCCTTTATGCTTAGAAACTCAGAAAAGTCTGTGCTGTACTTATTACAACAGGACCACTTTTTTTTGGCATCATGAAAGATTGGCTCTCCAGGATGGTAATGACAGGAATCTGTGAACTCTGGTAACAACCAGTGGGACCGTTACCTTCCGAATTCTCTTCAGGATCGAACTTCTGAGCACATCCCTTGTTATAACAGAATTGTAAGTTTGCCATTTGAACTATATCAGAGGCTTCGTGTAGATAAATAACCAGATTGTTAAAACTCCCTCTTGTACAAGAAAAGAGGCGAAAAATGGATGGTGAGAAAAAAACACGAGACCACTAATAGCCGAACTTTCAAGTGGTTTTTATGTCAACTGTTCAATATCCAATAAACCAAGTTAGGTTGTTGTAGGTTCAAGTTCATTGAGTTCTGGCCAGAAATGCTTTCAAACATTCCATAAGTAAAACCTTACTTGTCTGCAACAGTATTAATTATTCATGGTTCCAGACGTAGGTGATGCATAGTATCTAATCTGCGACCTATTATTTCAATCACTATCATTAAggatggtaagtcagttgacCAATGTTGGCAATTGCTGTAAGCATTTCTGTGAAGATACGGTGTACTCGAAGATATCCGCCCACTAGGCTGATTCCACTTGTCATTGGCTACTCCAAAAAAATGGAATCCCACCACTAGACTGTTAAATTATATGGTGTGGCCGGACATGATTCTCTTTAAATGTAACGGAATGTGTGACTTTGAAGTACACAAGTCATTATTTGAAATACTGATCAACAACACTAGATCACCTCGTTTTTTACAATCATTGCAGTAGATTTTGACTCTTAGATCCCCCTACTTTGGGAATATTGAGGTTTGGCATTAATTTCGCATCTACTCGTTGGAAGCTTGATAGTCCCAGAGTACTGAAAAGCACACATAAAGTGTCTGTTTGTGTGAAGCACTTTGCTTCACGGTCCAGGTTAGTAAAGTGCAGAATTCAGAAGCCTCTACGAATTACTCACCATAGTTTAAAGGCTGTAAGCATGTGGCACGTCACTGTATACATTCAATTCGTGAGTCATGGATCACAACTACTATCAGATCTTTCAGTTTTCGGAAGTGCTTTTTAACTGAAGATAAACTGGTGACTATTATCATAACTGATAAAAATTAGAACTATTTCTGAAACTAACCTACAAACCCAAGCACTAGTAAGTCATGTAAACCAGCTAAGAACTCAGATTCATCTGCACTACTGCCTTGTAACAGTAAACAAATCCCCAGAGTAAGTTGTTCTGTAattcttcgacatttgatgctgaccacatcAGTCTTACTGGACTCACCTATATGAAGACACTCGGGCACatatccacaccagatcacgagtgtgTACTCTGTGCTACGCATCCACCTTAGAATAGACACTTCTAAAAATGTCGATGGCCTTCTAAATAAATCTTTGTACCACATTATTTTTGACTGCTGATTTGATTGGCGTACTTCGATTATAAATGTGTTGCGCGCAAAGGCGTTGTCAAACCACAACTACATGTGGCATTTTTGGCCCATTATTCTGCAAAAGTTTGCATATTCCGAGAGTAAGTTCAAACGACTCAAAGATTTCTCAAATAGACCGGAGGGCCTTCTACACCTATGAAACCCAAATATACCTAGAGGAGCCAAGTGGTTGGTATTGAAGATGCCACATGTATttagagtttgacaacgctttaaccagtaatacGTGATACGAATCGTACCCACCacgtgaaatcaaaagacagaagcgaggaggttcgaagatatatttgataagctatcaatatatcgggATCGTcagatctaatctggctagcgattgtagaggatgttgagcacggcgttcccactcgtgatttggtgcggatgcatgaccgagtgccttcagctagatgagcccattaaaactaatgtggtcagcatccaatatcgaagacttacagagctattgatttttggcatttatttaccgctacattgTCAAGGGCGAACGTTCAGCAACTTTAGCTTGCAATGCATTCGTTAGTCTGTGATATGTACAAGATACGAATCCTTTGCCTAACGACTAAATAAATCGCATTTGAACATGTAGTGTCTCGTTCCCGTGGAATGAATCATTCATATTCCCATCTACATACGTTCTTGAATCTTACTGATTGCTACTCTTTGCTTCGGCTCGATTAGATTTAAATGTGAACTCACCATTGTATTTGCTTGCTTGCTTACATTTGTTTGATGTTCTTGTAACTTTGTAATCTGCTCTATCcaacaataataattcatgTTTCCTTCTGAATCCACATACTGTTGGGATTTGcttaataacggttatcagaGTGATTGACAAACTGAGCCTTGGGAATCAGCTAAAGGCCAAGCCACTAAATCATTAACAAGCTGTATACATGTGACTGAATATCTTTATCAGTCTATTTTACTGTACTTTTTTCTTGAAATACTCCCTTCATTCCCTAATTAACTAGCACACCACTGCCATTCTAATTAACTTATTTCTCTAACAATTGACTTAGTACATCTCAAACTTACGTACTAAAAAACTAAAAGAAATCGCTCAATGGCACATTTCAAAAAGTTGGTATACTTGTAAGTTTAACTGATTTGTGAGGGTGAAATAATTTCAGTAATGGTTAGAACTTCCATGAACAAGCTTTTGAGCCGTATGCAGTGTATTTTCCGTTAACACATCATTTGGAGGTGCTAGAGCATTTGTGATCTATGACTATCATAGACGATCGTACGTGTTTTTATGATGAACATCTTAACACACAAAAATATAAACTGGCACTGTGTAGCTATGCCGCTACACCGGTTCCCATCTAAGACTCGGAATCCAATGACTTCTTAGCATGGATCACCAACTTAGTTCAGATTTACCTGGAGAACAAGTAATGTAAAGGCAGGCGGGATTATATTTGACGAGCTGAAGAAAAGATGGTTAAAGAAAGCGGAACACAGGCAGAGTACCTCAAACACTAATGTCATTTGATTAAGTATTCTGCTGGTGCTGACATTGTTAGCTTCAATGCTTCTTGACAGAATTTTTAGTGTCTGATGGCTGGACTACAGAGATATGGACGTGTTGAATTATGGcctacttcgttattagtactattATAATAATAGACCCAATCCTAAAATCGTAGATGTGTCGTGATgtgactgcctaatctatatGATCTTATGTGGACGTCACATCATTGTGTACACTGACTAGTCGTATAGTGACAAGTTACAACATGTCTGAAGTTTCTAAAGAACACGTTCAGGCTGGAGATAGAGCGATAAATTTAATGTGAGCAAAGACAAGTTATACATAATAAACATGCTGGCAAGGCTGAGTCATGCCGACTGAATCCCACTAATTCTTCTCGCCTTCCCTAATGCTGATTTTCTCTCCGCGTTCAATGTTGAATATCTGTTTTCCCATttatctcgtgttcagctttcgGGATTGTATAGTTAAGGCCCAACGCAACTACAGATGAACTCGACCATGAAGAATCACTTGAAAACAGCTCATTTTTCTTCCACGGGCCTTACTCATTAATAAAATTTAACCAGTCGAAGATTAGTGAAATAGTGCACACCGTCGCTTCAGTGGATATGTATAATAATGACCTAGTTCGTTATTAGTACACTTATCTGTGCCACTATAACGATGAGCTCAATCATAAAATTGTAAAGTTCTCATGATGTGACTGCCCAATCtttaagatcttacgtggacgTCACATCAGTATGCACACTGACTAttcgtatcgtaacaattaaTAATATGATATTCAGTACTTTTGAGCATATTAAGGCTGAAGATAGGATAACGTGTTCATTTTGAATAAAGACAAGTTATACAGAATGACCACGTGTTCAAGGCTGAGCCATGTCAGCCGACTGATTGAATATTCCCACGTTTACCATTGTTGGCCTTCTCTTCATGTTAAgtgttgaatatttattttcccGTTTATTTCACACCcggctttgaggattgtgtggttatgacCAATACCACCACACATACACAGTTTTGCAAACAGACATTAGTGAGTCACATCAAATGAGGAAGTGTAAAATGTCAACGAAATCGCCCATATACCCAAGACGATTTGTTGGTCAACACGTTTAGGAACGAGTAATTCCTCAATGAAACTAAACACACTAGTAAAATCATTAGCAATGAGATATATACATTGTTCCCTCACTCCCAACTTCATAATCGGCGTTTcttataaaacaataaatgcCAGTGATTCAGCGGTTAATGTAACTAAGCTGAAATCAAAGAGGATATTTACGTCAGTAAGCCTTTTTATGGTCAGATAAACCTTCAACAACATGTTTCGGGAACATCAAATCTTATAAGCACTATCCCTGCATTTTTTCACAAGTAATAATAAATGGCTAATCGCagaataactccgcctggagtccctccgggggctactgccggtcccaagcccggataaaggaggagggttgggcatggggttagcgtccccatcccgtagaaaactaactcgctaaaaaaacgctaaccagaaaaaattgttcaaaccttttaaactctgccctgggagtcagaaggtcttcatttagaagaattatgacgcctcatgatgaaagccgaattccttcggaagttacgaggccgatgccccttctgacaaccagagcaaccatttatttaggtacatggaatgttcgtacaatgtgggacaccggaagagccttccagattgctgcagaaatgagaagatacaacctagaggtacttgggatcagtgaaacacattggacacaagttggacaacaacgactaactacaggagagctcctgttatactccggccatgaagaagaaaatgcaccacatacacaaggagttgcattgatgctgtccaaacaagcgcaaaatgcacttataggatgggaatctcatggaccaaggatcatcaaagcctccttcaaaacaaagaaagagggcatttcaatgaacatcatccaatgctatgcgcctaccaacgactacaatgaagacgctaaagatcaattctacaataggctgcagtcaa
This genomic stretch from Schistosoma haematobium chromosome 5, whole genome shotgun sequence harbors:
- the ITGB1BP2 gene encoding Integrin beta-1-binding protein 2 (EggNog:ENOG410V8VG~COG:Q) — its product is MANLQFCYNKGCAQKFDPEENSEDSCHYHPGEPIFHDAKKKWSCCNKYSTDFSEFLSIKGCAVGKHNSVPPDNTVKEKKSDIPTKPIPTPTPVISKPVVSQRPSSTEPTRDLPIEVASNLKSALEELSLDPSFKPLQNSTIENNNKGSPSIGTNCKNTACKQVYTGTDSDSGLCLYHPGVAVFHEGLKYWTCCNQKTSDFEAFLKQIGCTTGHHNWTVEDAKSTNATLTLQPNTNCRFDWYQFGGCVTLDIYAKNIWPETVSIKVNQIVLHVSLKFGLDYQTFERDFNLYGSIDPKQSIVKLMPLKAEIILKKAEPISWPTLECKPLDNNKANNSNMNNNEETIENNSK